The following are encoded together in the Juglans microcarpa x Juglans regia isolate MS1-56 chromosome 2D, Jm3101_v1.0, whole genome shotgun sequence genome:
- the LOC121250447 gene encoding WD repeat-containing protein VIP3: MKLAGLKSVENAHDESVWAATWVPATDTRGALLLTGSLDETVKLWRSDELVPERTNTGHCLGVASVAAHPSGLIAASASLDSFVRVFDVDTNATIATLEAPPSEVWQLRFNPQGSTLAVAGGGSASIKLWDTATWDLVATLPIPRPDGPKPSDKSGSKKFVLSVAWSPDGKRLACGSMDGTISIFDVARGKFLHHLEGHFMPVRSLVYSPIEPRLLFSASDDTRVHMYDAEGKSLVGVMSGHASWVLSVDVSPDGAAIATGSSDTTVRLWDLSMRAAVQTMSNHSDLVWGVAFRPPGGSGVRAGRLASVSDDKSISLYDYS, translated from the exons ATGAAGCTTGCAGGCCTGAAATCCGTCGAGAACGCCCACGATGAGTCGGTGTGGGCGGCTACGTGGGTCCCGGCCACCGATACCAGAGGTGCCCTTCTACTCACCGGGTCTCTGGACGAGACTGTGAAGCTCTGGAGGTCCGACGAACTCGTCCCGGAGCGCACCAACACGGGCCACTGCCTCGGCGTTGCGTCCGTGGCGGCTCACCCCTCTGGCCTCATCGCCGCCTCGGCCTCTCTCGACAGCTTTGTTCGGGTCTTCGACGTAGATACCAACGCTACCATTGCTACTCTCGAAGCTCCGCCATCTGAAGTCTGGCAATTGCGCTTCAATCCCCAG GGTTCCACTCTAGCAGTTGCTGGTGGGGGTAGTGCGTCAATCAAGCTTTGGGACACTGCCACGTGGGACTTGGTTGCCACTCTACCTATTCCTCGTCCAGACGGTCCCAAGCCCTCTGATAAAAGTGGCAGCAAGAAGTTTGTCCTATCAGTTGCCTGGAGTCCTGATGGGAAGCGACTTGCTTGTGGCTCAATGGATGGCACTATCTCAATTTTTGATGTGGCTCGTGGAAAATTTTTACACCACCTTGAAGGACACTTCATGCCTGTGAGATCTCTGGTGTACTCCCCCATTGAACCACGGCTACTCTTTTCCGCCTCGGATGATACACGTGTGCACATGTATGATGCTGAAGGAAAATCCCTGGTTGGAGTCATGTCAGGTCATGCAAGCTGGGTATTGAGTGTGGATGTAAGCCCAGACGGGGCAGCTATTGCCACCGGCTCTAGTGACACCACCGTGAGGCTTTGGGATCTTTCAATGAGGGCGGCTGTGCAGACAATGAGTAATCATTCAGACCTGGTTTGGGGAGTGGCATTTCGACCGCCAGGAGGGAGCGGTGTTCGGGCTGGTCGGCTTGCTAGTGTGTCGGATGACAAGAGCATATCGCTTTATGACTATTCCTGA
- the LOC121250424 gene encoding UBP1-associated proteins 1C, producing the protein MVWFQCEDCGENLKKPKLPNHFRICSASKLSCIDCGQTFGQQSVQGHTQCITEAEKYGPKGQGNASNALTAKPNKNSKQQPDIDINVGLSERPPWFCSLCNTSATSKQALLLHAEGKKHRAKARAFHAAKDPPKQTEESTPDAKLQTGDTQKDELVANGHVKEPKLPDPPKADIVHNNLESDKGAAPSKKKRELEGSAKDGSRKKAKGDTSSDLGNGEVIHGEKEEAAETKSPLKDDKLAEYSSAKEDTKEKIKWRKLITSALKSNPDGFLKMRKLRKLVLKALRESGITEDESKLIDMLEHKINSSSRFTMEKKYVHLMARD; encoded by the exons ATGGTGTGGTTTCAATGCGAAGATTGCGGAGAGAACCTGAAGAAGCCGAAGCTCCCAAATCACTTCAGGATCTGCTCCGCTAGCAAG CTTTCCTGCATTGATTGCGGACAAACTTTCGGGCAGCAGAGCGTTCAGGGGCACACGCAGTGTATCACTGAGGCG gaaaaataTGGTCCAAAGGGCCAAGGGAACGCTTCGAATGCTTTGACTGCCAAGCCCAACAAGAATTCAAAGCAACAACCTGATATTGATATAAATGTTGGGTTGTCAGAGCGCCCACCTTGGTTTTGTAG TCTCTGTAATACCAGTGCTACAAGTAAGCAAGCCCTGCTTCTCCATGCTGAAGGAAAGAAGCACAGGGCAAAAGCCCGAGCTTTCCATGCTGCAAAAGACCCACCTAAGCAGACAGAAGAATCCACTCCAGATGCAAAACTTCAGACTGGAGACACTCAAAAGGATGAATTGGTTGCCAATGGACATGTGAAGGAACCAAAACTGCCAGATCCACCCAAGGCTGACATTGTGCATAACAACTTAGAATCAGATAAAGGAGCTGCCCcatcaaagaaaaagagagaacttgAGGGATCTGCGAAGGATGGTTCAAGGAAAAAGGCTAAGGGTGATACTTCAAGTGACTTAGGTAATGGGGAAGTGATTCATggtgaaaaagaagaagcagcGGAAACAAAGAGTCCATTGAAGGATGATAAGTTGGCAGAATATAGCTCAGCCAAAGAAGATaccaaagagaaaataaagtggAGGAAGTTGATCACATCGGCCTTGAAATCT AATCCTGATGGATTTCTGAAGATGAGGAAACTAAGGAAACTTGTTCTCAAGGCTCTACGGGAATCTGGCATAACAGAAGATGAATCCAAACTCATTGATATGCTTGAGCACAAG ATCAATTCAAGCTCCAGATTCACCATGGAGAAGAAGTATGTCCATCTGATGGCCAGAGATTGA